One window from the genome of Sebastes umbrosus isolate fSebUmb1 chromosome 12, fSebUmb1.pri, whole genome shotgun sequence encodes:
- the LOC119498221 gene encoding tripartite motif-containing protein 16-like has product MAQKGVQLDQETISCSICLDLLKDPVTTSCGHSYCMNCIKSFWDGEDEKKIYSCPQCRQTFTPRPVLLKSTMLADLVEERKKTGLQAAPADRCYAGPEDVACDVCTGRKLKAFKSCLVCLASYCEKHLQPHYDSAPFKKHKLVEPSKKLQENICSRHDEVMKMFCRTDQQCICYLCSVDEHKGHDTVSAAAERTERQRELEVSRLNILQWIQDREKDVKLLQQEVEAVNRSADKAVEDSEKIFTELIRLMEKRSCDVKQQVRSQQKSEVSRVKELQEKLEQEITELKRRDAELKLLSHTQDHNQFLLNYPSLSPLSESTHSSSINIRPLSYFEDVTAAVSEVRDKLQDVLREKWTNVSQTVTEVDVLLSQPEPKTRAGFLKYSREITLDPNTAHTQLLLSEGNRKATYVKQQQSYPSHPDRFTGWWQVLSRESLTGRCYWEVEWRGKGVHVAVTYKSIRRTGGGNECAFGYNDKSWVLYCYQNSYTFRYNKVQTPVSGPLSSRVGVYLDHSAGILSFYSVSETMTLLHRVQITFTEPLYAGLGLYCDTTAELCKLK; this is encoded by the coding sequence atggcgcagaaaggagttcagctggacCAGGAAACAATCTCTTGttcgatctgtctggatctactgaaggatccggtcactacttcctgtggacacagctactgcatgaactgtattaaaagcttctgggatggagaggatgagaagaagatctacagctgccctcagtgtaggcagaccttcacaccgaggcctgtcCTGCTGAAAAGCACCATGTTAGCAGATTTAGTGGAGGAACGGAAGAAaactggactccaagctgctcctgctgatcgctgctatgctggacctgaagatgtggcctgtgatgtctgcactgggaggaaactgaaagccttcaagtcctgtctggtgtgtctggcctcttactgtgagaaacacctccagcctcattatgactcagctccgttcaagaaacacaagctggtggagccctccaagaagctccaggagaacatctgctctcgtcatgatgaggtgatgaagatgttctgtcgtactgatcagcagtgtatctgttatctctgctctgtggatgaacataaaggccacgacaccgtctcagctgcagcagaaaggaccgagaggcagagagagctggaggtgagtcgactcaacatccTGCAGtggatccaggacagagagaaagatgtgaagctgctccaacaggaggtggaggctgtcaatcgctctgctgataaagcagtggaggacagtgagaagatcttcaccgagctgatccgtctcatggagaaaagaagctgtgatgtgaagcagcaggtcagatcccagcagaaaagtgaagtgagtcgagtcaaagagcttcaggagaagctggagcaggagatcactgagctgaagaggagagacgctgagctgaagctgctgtcacacacacaggatcacAATCAGTTTCTACTCaactacccctcactgtcaccactcagtgaatctacacactcatccagcatcaatatccgtcctctgagctactttgaggacgtgacggcggctgtgtcagaagtcagagataaactacaggacgttctgagagagaaatggacaaacgtctcacagacagtgactgaagtggatgttttactgtcacaaccagagcccaagaccagagctggattcttaaagtattcacgagaaatcacactggatccaaacacagcacacacacagctgttattatctgaggggaacagaaaagcaacatacGTGAAACAACAACAGTCTTATCCTAGTCAtccagacagattcactggaTGGTGgcaggtcctgagtagagagagtctgactggacgttgttactgggaggtggagtggagaGGGAAAGGAGTTCATGTAGCAGTCAcatacaagagtatcaggaGAACAGGGGGGGGGAATGAATGTGCGTTTGGATACAATGACAAATCTTGGGTGTTATATTGTTACCAAAACAGTTATACATTTAGGTACAACAAAGTCCAAAcccccgtctcaggtcctctgtcctccagagtaggagtgtatctggatcacagtgcaggtattctgtccttctacagcgtctctgaaaccatgactctcctccacagagtccagatcacattcactgagcctctctatgctggacttgGGCTTTATTGTGATACcactgctgagttgtgtaaactgaaatag
- the LOC119499260 gene encoding E3 ubiquitin/ISG15 ligase TRIM25-like codes for MAQKGVQLDQEAISCSICLDLLKDPVATSCGHSYCMNCIKSFWDGEDEKKIYSCPQCRQTFTPRPVLMKNTMLAVLVEKLKKTGLQAAPADHCYAGPEDVACDVCTGRKLKAFKSCLVCLASYCEKHLQPHYDSAPFKKHKLVEPAKKLQENICSRHDEVMKIFCRTDQQCICYLCSVDEHKGHDTVSAAAERTDRQRELEVSRLNIQQRIQDREKDVKLLQQEVEAVNRSADKAVEDSEKIFTELIRLMEKRSCDVKQQVRSQQKSEVSRVKELQEKLEQEITELKRRDAELKLLSHTEDHDQFLLNYPSLSPLSESTHSSSINIRPLSYFEDVTAAVSEVRDKLQDVLREKWTNVSQTVTEVDVLLSQPEPKTRAGFLEYSQEITLDPNTAYTQLLLSEGNRKATFMREQSYPSHPDRFTVFNQVLSRESLTGRCYWEVERRGGGVYVAVAYKSIRRAGGPNECGFGRNDKSWALRCDQNSYIFWYNDVKTPVSGPLSSRVGVYLDHSAGILSFYSISGTMTLLHRVQTTFTEPLYAGLWLTGYGTTAELCKLKWYHTKLQAALDQDDVLKLNRFVTNASKAAKTSRSAQQTSSAARWSSQSSRPKEVKLRQSLLLRGEMAQKGVQLDQEAISCSICLDLLKDPVATSCGHSYCMNCIKGFWDGEDEKKIYSCPQCRQTFTPRPVLMKNTMLADLVEKLKKTGLQAAPADHCYAGPEDVACDVCTGRKLKAFKSCLVCLVSYCEKHLQLHYDVAQLKKHKLVEPSKKLQENICSRHDEMMKMFCRTDQQCICYLCSVDEHKGHDTVSAAAERTERQRELEVSRLSIQQRIQDREKDVKLLQQEVEAVNRSADKAVEDSEKIFTELIRLMEKRSCDVKQQVRSQQESEVSRVKELQEKLEQEITELKRRDAELKLLSHTEDHGQFLLDYPSLSPLSDSTHSSSINIRPLSYFEDVTAAVSEVRDKLQDVLREKWTNVSQTVTEVDVLLSQPEPKTRAGFLKYSREITLDPNTAHTLLLLSEGNRKATFMRQQQSYSSHPDRFTDCCQVLSRESLTGRCYWEVERRGRVYVAVAYKSISRAGGVNESVFGYNDKSWALFCYQNSYTFWYNNVQTPVSGPLSSRVGVYLDHSAGILSFYSVSETMTLLHRVQTTFTEPLYAGLWLYYDDTTAELCKLK; via the exons atggcgcagaaaggagttcagctggacCAGGAAGCAATCTCTTGttcgatctgtctggatctactgaaggatccggtggctacttcctgtggacacagctactgcatgaactgtattaaaagcttctgggatggagaggatgagaagaagatctacagctgccctcagtgtaggcagaccttcacaccgaggcctgtcctgatgaaaaacactatgttagcagttttagtggagaaactgaagaagactggactccaagctgctcctgctgatcactgctatgctggacctgaagatgtggcctgtgatgtctgcactgggaggaaactgaaagccttcaagtcctgtctggtgtgtctggcctcttactgtgagaaacacctccagcctcattatgaCTCAGCTCCATTCAAGAAACATAAGCTGGTGGAGCCCgccaagaagctccaggagaacatctgctctcgtcacgatgaggtgatgaagattttctgtcgtactgatcagcagtgtatctgttatctctgctctgtggatgaacataaaggccacgacaccgtctcagctgcagcagaaaggaccgataggcagagagagctggaggtgagtcgactcaacatccagcagaggatccaggacagagagaaagatgtgaagctgctccaacaggaggtggaggctgtcaatcgctctgctgataaagcagtagaggacagtgagaagatcttcaccgagctgatccgtctcatggagaaaagaagctgtgatgtgaagcagcaggtcagatcccagcagaaaagtgaagtgagtcgagtcaaagagcttcaggagaagctggagcaggagatcactgagctgaagaggagagacgctgagctgaagctgctgtcacacacagaggatcacgACCAGTTTCTACTCaactacccctcactgtcaccactcagtgaatctacacactcatccagcatcaatatccgtcctctgagctactttgaggacgtgacggcggctgtgtcagaagtcagagataaactacaggacgttctgagagagaaatggacaaacgtctcacagacagtgactgaagtggatgttttactgtcacaaccagagcccaagaccagagctggattcttaGAATATTCAcaagaaatcacactggatccaaacacagcatacacacagctgttattatctgaggggaacagaaaagcaacatttatgAGAGAACAGTCTTATCctagtcacccagacagattcactgtATTTAatcaggtcctgagtagagagagtctgactggacgttgttactgggaggtggagaggagagggggaggagtttatgtagcagtcgcatacaagagtatcaggaGAGCAGGGGGGCCGAATGAATGTGGGTTTGGACGGAATGACAAATCTTGGGCGTTACGTTGTGACCaaaacagttatatattttGGTACAACGATGTCAAAACTCCCGTCTcaggtcctctgtcctccagagtaggagtgtacctggatcacagtgcaggtattctgtccttctacagcatCTCTggaaccatgactctcctccacagagtccagaccacattcactgagcctctctatgctggactttgGCTTACAGGTTATGGAACcactgctgagttgtgtaaactgaaat GGTATCATACAAAGCTCCAGGCTGCTTTGGATCAGGATGACGTCCTGAAGTTGAACCGTTTTGTCACAAATGCTTCAAA AGCAGCGAAAACCAGTAGATCAGCTCAGCAAACATCTTCTGCTGCCCGGTGGTCCAGCCAGTCCAGCCGACCCAAG gaagtgaaactcagacagtcgttgctactgagaggtgaaatggcgcagaaaggagttcagctggacCAGGAAGCAATCTCTTGttcgatctgtctggatctactgaaggatccggtggctacttcctgtggacacagctactgcatgaactgtattaaaggcttctgggatggagaggatgagaagaagatctacagctgccctcagtgtaggcagaccttcacaccgaggcctgtcctgatgaaaaacaccatgttagcagatttagtggagaaactgaagaagactggactccaagctgctcctgctgatcactgctatgctggacctgaagatgtggcctgtgatgtctgcactgggaggaaactgaaagccttcaagtcctgtctggtgtgtctggtctcttactgtgagaaacacctccagcttCATTACGATGTGGCTcaattaaagaaacacaagctggtggagccctccaagaagctccaggagaacatctgctctcgtcacgatgagatgatgaagatgttctgtcgtactgatcagcagtgtatctgttatctctgctctgtggatgaacataaaggccacgacaccgtctcagctgcagcagaaaggaccgagaggcagagagagctggaggtgagtcgactcagcatccagcagaggatccaggacagagagaaagatgtgaagctgctccaacaggaggtggaggctgtcaatcgctctgctgataaagcagtggaggacagtgagaagatcttcaccgagctgatccgtctcatggagaaaagaagctgtgatgtgaagcagcaggtcagatcccagcaggaaagtgaagtgagtcgagtcaaagagcttcaggagaagctggagcaggagatcactgagctgaagaggagagacgctgagctgaagctgctgtcacacacagaggatcacgGCCAGTTTCTACTCGactacccctcactgtcaccactcagTGACTCTACACactcatccagcatcaatatccgtcctctgagctactttgaggacgtgacggcggctgtgtcagaagtcagagataaactacaggacgttctgagagagaaatggacaaacgtctcacagacagtgactgaagtggatgttttactgtcacaaccagagcccaagaccagagctggattcttaaagtattcacgagaaatcacactggatccaaacacagcacacacactgctgttattatctgaggggaacagaaaagcaacatttatgAGACAACAACAGTCTTATtctagtcacccagacagattcactgatTGTTgtcaggtcctgagtagagagagtctgactggacgttgttactgggaggtggagaggagagggagagtttatgtagcagtcgcatacaagagtatcagCAGAGCAGGGGGGGTGAATGAATCTGTGTTTGGATACAATGACAAATCTTGGGCGTTATTTTGTTACCAAAACAGTTATACATTTTGGTACAACAATGTCCAAAcccccgtctcaggtcctctgtcctccagagtaggagtgtatctggatcacagtgcaggtattctgtccttctacagcgtctctgaaaccatgactctcctccacagagtccagaccacattcactgagcctctctatgctggactttgGCTTTATTATGATGATACcactgctgagttgtgtaaactgaaatag